Proteins encoded by one window of Kribbella italica:
- a CDS encoding EamA family transporter, translated as MTQDAARTKSIGLGFALFSAITFGGSGPFAKALIGAGMSPQQAAWLRILGAAALLVPLVLIFRGAAGLRAARASWPQLVLYGLTGIAGCQTLFFIAASRLPVGVAILLEFSGPVLVVAWLKFGRKVAVPKSAALGVGIALVGLATVVEVWSGVQLDLVGLLAGLGAAACQATYFILIDKLTGVADPLVMTAAGSVVGAILLTAIAAPWGIPWNALTDTIAIGERSAPGWLFAAWLIVVSTVVAYLAGAAAVQRLSAAIGGAVAYVEVVAATLFAWILLNETLSTNQIIGGAIVLLGAFVAQSSVGKVAPAEIPITDEVPESVRG; from the coding sequence ATGACACAGGATGCTGCCCGGACCAAGTCGATCGGTCTCGGTTTCGCGCTCTTCTCGGCGATCACGTTCGGCGGGTCGGGGCCGTTCGCCAAGGCCCTGATCGGCGCCGGGATGTCGCCGCAGCAGGCCGCCTGGCTGCGGATCCTGGGCGCCGCCGCCCTGCTCGTCCCGCTGGTGCTGATCTTCCGCGGCGCGGCCGGGCTCCGGGCCGCGCGCGCGTCCTGGCCGCAGCTCGTGCTGTACGGCCTGACCGGGATCGCCGGCTGCCAGACGCTGTTCTTCATCGCCGCGAGCCGGCTGCCGGTCGGCGTGGCGATCCTGCTCGAGTTCTCCGGGCCGGTACTGGTCGTCGCGTGGCTCAAGTTCGGCCGGAAGGTCGCCGTGCCGAAGTCGGCCGCGCTCGGCGTCGGGATCGCGCTGGTCGGGCTCGCGACCGTGGTCGAGGTCTGGTCCGGCGTCCAGCTCGACCTGGTCGGCCTGCTCGCCGGGCTCGGCGCGGCCGCGTGCCAGGCGACGTACTTCATCCTGATCGACAAGCTGACCGGCGTCGCCGACCCGCTGGTGATGACGGCCGCGGGCAGCGTCGTCGGCGCGATCCTGCTGACCGCGATCGCGGCACCCTGGGGCATTCCGTGGAACGCGCTCACCGACACGATCGCGATCGGCGAGCGATCGGCGCCTGGCTGGTTGTTCGCGGCCTGGCTGATCGTGGTCAGCACCGTCGTCGCGTACCTGGCCGGCGCGGCCGCGGTCCAGCGGCTCTCGGCGGCGATCGGCGGAGCGGTCGCGTACGTCGAGGTGGTGGCCGCGACCTTGTTCGCCTGGATCCTGCTCAACGAGACGCTGAGCACCAACCAGATCATCGGTGGCGCGATCGTGCTGCTCGGCGCGTTCGTCGCGCAGTCGTCGGTCGGCAAGGTGGCGCCGGCCGAGATCCCGATCACCGATGAGGTTCCGGAGTCGGTGCGAGGATAG
- a CDS encoding DUF1345 domain-containing protein, whose protein sequence is MIKVPKAVALSKKHMRRWPASLAVLVVLALQVAVPAQVLSLPRWLLPAMGAALLVPLVWMNPFHLSRDEPWLRWVELALLGALVVFNGIYLAGLIDYLTSGNATDGMVLVKSALLIWVTNVVAFAVWYWEVDRGGPFARAPEHEHEVERADLLFPQMTAEIPGWEKWLPGFTDYLFVAFTAATAFSPTDTMPLSARVKALMTVQSAISLLTIAVVAARAVNVL, encoded by the coding sequence GTGATCAAGGTCCCGAAGGCTGTAGCGCTCAGCAAGAAGCACATGCGCAGGTGGCCGGCATCGCTCGCGGTGCTCGTCGTACTGGCGCTGCAGGTGGCTGTGCCGGCGCAGGTGCTGTCGCTCCCCCGCTGGCTGCTGCCTGCGATGGGTGCCGCGCTGTTGGTGCCGCTGGTGTGGATGAACCCGTTCCACCTGAGCCGCGACGAGCCCTGGCTCCGGTGGGTCGAGCTGGCGCTGCTGGGCGCACTCGTGGTGTTCAACGGGATCTACCTGGCCGGGCTGATCGACTACCTGACCTCCGGCAACGCCACCGACGGCATGGTGCTGGTGAAGTCCGCGCTGCTGATCTGGGTGACGAACGTCGTGGCCTTCGCGGTCTGGTACTGGGAAGTCGACCGCGGTGGGCCGTTCGCGCGGGCGCCCGAGCACGAGCACGAGGTGGAGCGGGCGGACCTGCTGTTCCCGCAGATGACGGCCGAGATCCCGGGGTGGGAGAAATGGCTGCCCGGGTTCACCGACTACCTCTTCGTGGCGTTCACGGCGGCGACCGCGTTCAGCCCGACCGACACGATGCCGCTGTCGGCGCGAGTCAAGGCGCTGATGACAGTGCAGTCGGCGATCTCGCTGCTCACGATCGCGGTGGTCGCGGCCCGGGCGGTCAACGTGCTCTGA
- a CDS encoding DUF5937 family protein: MTVLRFSRADALRCRFGMSPLWETVSAVRVLNGSKHRPLYSPWVAAKAEAAARLDLTMLRAVQPRSGFTPDFLTPPPKASRAKFSTEIARVRTAPLDVVRAELIRSRDELNNPAAPAIDRMLADPAGTRERFADQIESAWTTLIEPDWPAISRVLEDDIAHRGEQLTSGGLAKLFDDLHPTLSWNDRLIASRYREPDSELTGEGLLLVPGAFAWPYLVAVVAPGYQPTLVYPARGAARLWDDAPAAPDPLATLLGRTRATLLTALDPPATTSALAAQYGLALGTVAEHLKALYGAGLVTRRRTSHQVHYRRTDVGQAVVDASVG, from the coding sequence ATGACCGTCCTGCGGTTCAGCCGGGCCGACGCGCTGCGGTGCCGGTTCGGGATGTCGCCGCTGTGGGAGACGGTGTCGGCGGTGCGCGTGCTGAACGGGAGCAAGCACCGGCCGCTCTACTCTCCCTGGGTCGCGGCGAAGGCCGAGGCGGCAGCGCGGCTCGACCTGACCATGCTGCGGGCAGTGCAGCCGCGGAGCGGATTCACGCCGGACTTCCTCACTCCCCCGCCGAAGGCTTCGCGGGCCAAGTTCAGTACGGAGATCGCGCGGGTCCGGACCGCGCCGCTCGACGTCGTACGGGCTGAGCTCATCAGGTCGCGGGACGAACTGAACAACCCGGCGGCGCCCGCGATCGACCGGATGCTGGCCGATCCGGCCGGTACGCGGGAGCGGTTCGCCGACCAGATCGAGAGCGCCTGGACCACTCTGATCGAGCCCGACTGGCCGGCGATCAGTCGCGTGCTCGAGGACGACATCGCTCACCGCGGTGAACAGTTGACCAGCGGCGGACTCGCGAAGCTCTTCGACGACCTGCATCCCACGCTGTCCTGGAACGACCGCCTGATCGCGTCCCGCTACCGCGAGCCGGACAGCGAGCTGACCGGCGAGGGCCTGCTCCTGGTTCCCGGCGCCTTCGCCTGGCCGTACCTGGTCGCAGTAGTTGCCCCCGGCTACCAACCGACGCTGGTCTACCCGGCCCGCGGCGCGGCCCGCCTCTGGGACGACGCACCGGCCGCACCCGACCCCCTGGCCACCCTGCTCGGCCGCACGCGCGCGACCCTGCTGACGGCGCTGGACCCGCCCGCTACGACCAGTGCGCTCGCGGCGCAGTACGGGCTGGCACTGGGCACCGTGGCTGAACATCTCAAGGCCCTGTACGGCGCTGGGCTGGTGACCCGGCGTCGGACGAGCCACCAGGTGCACTACCGGCGTACGGACGTCGGGCAGGCCGTGGTCGACGCATCCGTCGGCTAA
- a CDS encoding MFS transporter, whose translation MSTQPASAPQSTRPAQSTSYLSVLRIPGLRAVFTAHAVSMVGTVAAQVALSILIFDRTGSPLLSALVLVCSFLPYALGGTVFSSIADRYPARPLLVTCDLLSALCIAAMLIPGLPVAALLGLLLLTGLIAPIFAGARSASLTQLLPANLFPTGRSLLRTISQTTVLTGFALGAIAVAAIGPTWLLALDVLTFALSAVLIRFGTPPTPAPGAGGNTLQASREGLHYLFTTPKVRNLLLLTWAAPAFSAVPDGLAVAYAAQTGAAASAAGALFTGYAAGTVLGEVVATRLSPATRRRLLVPLLLATQLPAIAFAFTPSVAGAAVLLAVAGSGHAFNQAIDPMILATADPSYRGRLFTVQTSGLMTVQGVTIALAGVVGTFVRPNLTITCAGVLGVLVTLTLARKVISSETAAPDAGTAAG comes from the coding sequence GTGAGTACGCAGCCAGCCAGCGCCCCGCAGTCGACCAGGCCCGCGCAGTCGACCAGTTACCTGTCCGTCCTGCGCATCCCCGGCCTCCGCGCCGTGTTCACCGCGCACGCCGTCTCCATGGTCGGCACCGTCGCGGCCCAGGTCGCGCTCTCCATCCTGATCTTCGACCGCACCGGCTCACCTTTGCTCTCCGCGCTCGTCCTGGTCTGCTCGTTCCTGCCGTACGCCCTCGGCGGCACAGTCTTCTCGTCCATCGCAGACCGCTACCCAGCTCGCCCGCTCCTGGTGACCTGCGATCTCCTCAGCGCGCTGTGCATCGCGGCCATGCTCATCCCCGGCCTACCGGTCGCAGCCCTGCTCGGGCTGCTGCTGCTCACGGGCCTGATCGCCCCGATCTTCGCCGGTGCCCGCTCGGCCAGCCTCACCCAGTTGCTCCCCGCTAACCTCTTCCCGACCGGCCGATCCCTGCTGCGCACGATCAGCCAAACCACGGTCCTCACCGGCTTCGCCCTGGGCGCGATCGCGGTCGCCGCGATCGGTCCGACCTGGCTCTTGGCCCTCGACGTCCTGACCTTCGCGCTCTCCGCCGTACTGATCCGCTTCGGTACGCCGCCGACCCCAGCACCAGGAGCCGGCGGCAACACCCTGCAGGCTTCGCGCGAAGGCCTCCACTACCTCTTCACGACGCCCAAGGTCCGCAACCTGCTCCTGCTCACCTGGGCAGCCCCCGCCTTCTCCGCCGTCCCCGACGGCTTGGCCGTCGCGTACGCCGCCCAAACCGGCGCCGCCGCGTCTGCCGCCGGTGCCCTCTTCACGGGCTACGCCGCCGGCACCGTCCTGGGCGAGGTGGTTGCCACGCGCCTCAGTCCCGCGACCCGCCGCAGACTCCTCGTTCCCTTGCTCCTGGCAACCCAACTCCCCGCGATCGCCTTCGCCTTCACCCCGTCGGTCGCAGGCGCGGCCGTCCTGCTCGCCGTCGCTGGAAGCGGCCACGCCTTCAACCAGGCCATCGACCCGATGATCCTGGCCACCGCCGACCCGTCGTACCGAGGTCGCCTCTTCACCGTCCAAACCAGCGGCCTGATGACAGTCCAAGGCGTGACCATCGCCCTGGCCGGGGTCGTCGGCACCTTCGTCCGCCCCAACCTGACCATCACCTGCGCGGGCGTCCTCGGCGTACTGGTCACCCTGACTCTGGCCAGAAAGGTGATCAGCTCAGAAACCGCCGCACCTGACGCCGGGACCGCAGCCGGATGA
- a CDS encoding toxin: MGWTDGPVHGPVSRVVVIGVAGGGKSTVARGLSGRLGVPQVELDALFWQAGWTKLGEDEFVERVAAATASGGWVVDGNYSARIRAITWGAADAVVWVDLPRVVVMWQLILRTLRRTATGVELWNGNRERPLRDQLSGDPSRSIVVWAWRTYGPSKREYEAVDQAAFPQAQFIRLRSRRQVRRFLS, translated from the coding sequence ATGGGGTGGACGGATGGACCGGTGCACGGCCCGGTGTCGCGGGTGGTGGTGATCGGCGTCGCCGGGGGTGGGAAGTCGACGGTGGCTCGGGGGTTGAGCGGGCGGCTCGGCGTACCGCAGGTCGAGCTGGATGCGTTGTTCTGGCAGGCCGGGTGGACGAAGCTCGGGGAGGACGAGTTCGTGGAGCGGGTCGCGGCGGCGACGGCGTCTGGTGGTTGGGTTGTCGACGGCAACTACTCGGCGCGGATCCGGGCCATCACCTGGGGAGCGGCCGATGCCGTGGTGTGGGTGGATCTGCCGCGGGTGGTCGTGATGTGGCAGCTGATCCTGCGCACCCTCCGGCGGACGGCGACCGGCGTCGAGCTGTGGAACGGGAACCGCGAGCGGCCGCTCAGGGATCAGCTCAGCGGGGATCCGTCGCGGTCGATCGTGGTGTGGGCCTGGCGGACGTACGGACCGAGCAAGCGTGAGTACGAGGCGGTGGATCAGGCCGCGTTCCCGCAGGCTCAGTTCATCCGGCTGCGGTCCCGGCGTCAGGTGCGGCGGTTTCTGAGCTGA
- a CDS encoding LysE family translocator yields the protein MVVSTEALIGIALIELGLVVMPGPNMIYLVSRSVVQGRRAGLISLAGVGTGFLIYLLAAAAGLATLFALVPEIYVGLKLAGAVYLLWLAWKALRPGGSSAFTPNALEPDRPRKLFGMGLLTCLLNPKIAILYISLLPQFVDPSRGHVGAQSLILGLVQTAVGVLVNAIFVITAGSVAIFFSRKPLWAKIHRYVTGTALAVFAVKLATDRAQPVAAP from the coding sequence ATGGTGGTCAGCACGGAAGCATTGATCGGGATCGCACTGATCGAACTGGGTCTCGTGGTGATGCCCGGGCCGAACATGATCTACCTCGTCTCGCGGTCGGTCGTCCAAGGGCGCCGCGCCGGGCTCATCTCGCTGGCGGGCGTTGGCACCGGGTTCCTGATCTACCTGCTGGCGGCGGCTGCCGGACTCGCGACGTTGTTCGCGCTGGTGCCGGAGATCTACGTCGGGCTGAAGCTCGCCGGCGCGGTCTACCTGCTCTGGCTGGCCTGGAAGGCGCTGCGCCCCGGCGGCAGCTCGGCGTTCACCCCGAACGCCCTGGAACCGGACCGCCCGCGGAAGCTCTTCGGTATGGGCCTGCTCACCTGCCTGCTGAACCCGAAGATCGCGATCCTCTACATCTCGTTGCTGCCGCAGTTCGTGGATCCGTCGCGGGGGCACGTCGGTGCCCAGAGCCTGATCCTCGGGCTCGTGCAGACCGCGGTCGGCGTCCTGGTGAACGCGATCTTCGTGATCACCGCCGGTTCGGTCGCGATCTTCTTCAGCCGCAAACCGCTGTGGGCCAAGATCCACCGCTATGTGACGGGCACCGCCCTGGCCGTGTTCGCCGTGAAGCTCGCCACCGACCGAGCCCAGCCGGTCGCGGCTCCGTAG
- a CDS encoding LacI family DNA-binding transcriptional regulator, translated as MATERKSRRTTVADVARKAGVSAMTVSNVLNAPHRVSDQTVASVQAAIDELGYTPNHAARALSSGRSQVIGLPLYLDDDVDPGLGGFLHGLLGGLVKAAAVSGYGVHVTTPTEGKTEIALYEQLIAARQVDAIVVLETMPHDPRIEFLSAKGFPFVAFGRTGPGQRQCWVDVDNVESMAAIGRYLHTKGRSRAAYLRTMSELPWVHQREEGFRREFSAPHSTESFDDLDRVGAFVTAAMECEHRPDVFVADNDAFAVVAMRALQRLGVKAGEEVAVTGFNDFPFASMLDTPLTTARIPLRDIAHSLFQRALREIAGESDQPGCLVTAPLVVRASA; from the coding sequence ATGGCGACCGAGCGGAAGAGCCGGCGGACGACCGTGGCCGACGTGGCGCGGAAGGCCGGGGTGTCGGCGATGACCGTGTCCAACGTGCTGAACGCGCCGCACCGGGTGAGCGACCAGACGGTGGCGTCGGTGCAGGCCGCGATCGACGAGCTCGGGTACACGCCGAACCACGCCGCCCGCGCGTTGTCGTCCGGCCGCAGCCAGGTGATCGGCCTGCCGCTGTACCTGGACGACGACGTGGACCCGGGGCTCGGTGGTTTCCTGCACGGCCTGCTGGGCGGGCTGGTGAAGGCCGCCGCGGTCTCCGGGTACGGCGTGCACGTGACGACGCCGACCGAGGGCAAGACCGAGATCGCGTTGTACGAGCAGCTGATCGCCGCGCGGCAGGTCGACGCGATCGTCGTCCTGGAGACGATGCCGCACGATCCACGGATCGAGTTCCTCAGCGCGAAGGGGTTTCCGTTCGTGGCGTTCGGACGCACCGGTCCCGGGCAGCGGCAGTGCTGGGTCGACGTGGACAACGTCGAGTCGATGGCGGCGATCGGGCGGTACCTGCACACGAAGGGGCGCTCGCGTGCGGCGTACCTGCGAACGATGAGTGAGCTGCCGTGGGTGCACCAGCGGGAGGAAGGGTTCCGGCGGGAGTTCTCCGCTCCGCACTCGACGGAGTCGTTCGACGACCTCGATCGCGTCGGTGCTTTCGTCACGGCCGCGATGGAGTGCGAGCACCGCCCGGACGTGTTCGTGGCCGACAACGACGCGTTCGCCGTGGTCGCGATGCGGGCGCTGCAGCGCCTGGGGGTGAAGGCCGGCGAGGAGGTCGCGGTCACCGGCTTCAACGACTTCCCGTTCGCGAGCATGCTCGACACTCCACTGACCACGGCACGGATCCCGCTGCGGGACATCGCGCACAGCCTGTTCCAGCGCGCCTTGCGGGAGATCGCCGGTGAGTCCGACCAGCCGGGGTGCCTGGTGACCGCTCCCCTGGTCGTCCGCGCCAGCGCCTGA
- a CDS encoding glycoside hydrolase family 36 protein produces MPVPLQASFEVRSSDGSTTRTATVSAGSVRVLDAPATGVQLVELVAADLRAEPVRIRWTWPVEGAATLWQATQGSHRNLPTDWGSQRDVRSVRSAPVAALVRTDDVSPLVVSLSSGVRGCDFAVGVNEETAEHLVELVVDDVELVDGQHRFTLRIDLRALHFAAGLRGVTDAWTAELGDRIVPVPEVARTAMYSTWYSDHQHVSEESVERHASTGAQYGCSAVIVDDGWQTDNTARGYAYCGDWEPTSSSFPDMAEHVRRVHALGVAYVLWIAPPLMGRHSKAWDRFGDRALGFLDDEQTTVALDPRYPEVREHLVECCVRPVRDWGVDGLKIDFIDSWAWKNPPPAPEGDCATVDEGVELFFAAVRDELQRLRPDLLIEFRQDYVNPRLWQYGTFLRAGDCALDAVENRVRTVDARLLAGDRAVHSDMLMWHPEASPEAVAEQFIGVLFSSAQVSVELGSLPEAHDRVVQYWLGFLRDHAATLLRGELVPVRPDARYTQVAAISAEETIVAVYSNPVVRLNAPAGVLLLVNGGNEPTVLLDGAGDGPVEVVVSDCSGVEVGRRTATPPEGLWALDVPVGGVARIERVAG; encoded by the coding sequence ATGCCCGTCCCGCTCCAGGCCTCCTTCGAGGTGCGCTCCTCCGACGGCTCGACCACCCGGACCGCCACGGTCTCGGCCGGCTCGGTCCGCGTGCTGGACGCGCCGGCGACCGGAGTGCAACTGGTCGAGCTCGTCGCCGCGGACCTGCGGGCGGAGCCGGTGCGGATCCGGTGGACCTGGCCGGTCGAGGGCGCGGCGACGCTGTGGCAGGCGACTCAGGGGTCGCACCGCAACCTCCCGACCGACTGGGGCTCGCAGCGCGACGTCCGCTCGGTCCGGTCGGCGCCGGTCGCCGCGTTGGTGCGGACCGACGACGTGAGCCCGCTGGTCGTGTCCTTGTCGTCCGGCGTGCGGGGCTGCGACTTCGCCGTGGGGGTGAACGAGGAGACCGCCGAGCACCTGGTCGAGCTCGTGGTCGACGACGTCGAGCTGGTCGACGGGCAGCACCGGTTCACGCTCAGGATCGATCTGCGCGCGCTGCACTTCGCCGCCGGGCTGCGGGGGGTCACCGACGCGTGGACGGCCGAGCTCGGCGACCGGATCGTGCCGGTGCCGGAGGTCGCGCGCACCGCGATGTACTCGACCTGGTACTCCGACCACCAGCACGTGTCCGAGGAGTCCGTGGAGCGGCACGCGTCCACCGGCGCGCAGTACGGGTGCAGCGCGGTGATCGTCGACGACGGCTGGCAGACCGACAACACCGCGCGCGGTTACGCGTACTGCGGTGACTGGGAGCCGACCAGCAGCAGCTTCCCCGACATGGCCGAGCACGTCCGGCGGGTGCACGCGCTCGGCGTCGCCTACGTGCTGTGGATCGCGCCGCCGCTGATGGGCCGGCACTCGAAGGCCTGGGACCGGTTCGGCGACCGGGCGCTCGGATTCCTCGACGACGAGCAGACCACGGTCGCACTCGACCCGCGGTACCCGGAGGTCCGCGAGCATCTGGTCGAGTGCTGCGTCCGGCCGGTGCGCGACTGGGGTGTGGACGGGCTGAAGATCGACTTCATCGACAGCTGGGCCTGGAAGAACCCGCCGCCCGCGCCGGAGGGCGACTGCGCGACGGTCGACGAAGGCGTCGAGCTGTTCTTCGCCGCGGTCCGGGACGAACTGCAACGGTTACGGCCGGACCTGCTGATCGAGTTCCGGCAGGACTACGTGAACCCGCGGCTGTGGCAGTACGGGACGTTCCTGCGCGCGGGCGACTGCGCTCTGGACGCGGTGGAGAACCGGGTCCGCACGGTCGACGCGCGGCTGCTCGCCGGCGACCGGGCGGTGCACTCGGACATGCTGATGTGGCATCCGGAGGCGTCGCCGGAAGCCGTGGCCGAGCAGTTTATCGGGGTGCTGTTCAGTTCGGCGCAGGTGTCGGTGGAGCTCGGTTCGTTGCCGGAGGCACACGATCGCGTGGTGCAGTACTGGCTCGGGTTCCTGCGCGATCATGCGGCGACGCTGCTGCGGGGCGAGTTGGTGCCGGTGCGGCCCGACGCCCGGTACACGCAGGTCGCGGCGATCTCGGCCGAGGAGACGATCGTGGCGGTGTACTCGAATCCCGTCGTCCGGCTGAACGCGCCGGCCGGCGTACTGCTGCTGGTGAACGGCGGGAACGAGCCGACCGTGCTGCTCGACGGTGCCGGTGACGGGCCGGTCGAGGTCGTCGTGTCGGACTGCTCGGGCGTCGAGGTCGGGCGGCGTACCGCGACTCCGCCGGAAGGGTTGTGGGCGCTCGACGTACCGGTCGGTGGGGTGGCCAGGATCGAGCGAGTCGCCGGGTGA
- a CDS encoding extracellular solute-binding protein translates to MKLRNRLLPLGAGLTALLLAAGCATGSQPAANSGGGDENGDITFSFWGTNSEAASLKAIAAAFEQANPGTKVTTNWIQADYEQKLQTSIAAGTQSTVIEISNNTLAGFAPSFAEQQVDPGKFVQPNISEALKFEGKYYATPFTAKPKVMAVNLDAFKAAGLPAPSPTTPLTLDGFRTIAAKLSHGEGKNRVFGTSNMWFKGWLTAAGGGFYNADATACTFGDSQGISTAQYIVDLQKERVAPNSIDIEGQDQAQWFAAGRLGTFSDFGPWTVADFAKISKPNWTLVPVPGQGFPLEIGGLAIAKNAGGKKAETAKKFVEFASTQQVAQDLLIQGNTALGVPIIAASTPTLEKVLPAGRNLAAFTTAMKTGQISPSVPREGQIAGDADKGITSYTPLGSGKDDVAKVLPGLNDKCTAALKQ, encoded by the coding sequence ATGAAACTTCGCAACCGCCTGCTCCCGCTCGGAGCCGGACTCACCGCCCTGCTGCTCGCCGCCGGATGTGCGACCGGCAGCCAGCCGGCCGCCAACAGCGGTGGCGGCGACGAGAACGGCGACATCACCTTCTCGTTCTGGGGCACCAACTCCGAGGCCGCCTCGCTGAAGGCGATCGCGGCCGCCTTCGAGCAGGCCAACCCGGGCACCAAGGTCACCACCAACTGGATCCAGGCCGACTACGAGCAGAAGCTGCAGACCTCGATCGCGGCCGGAACGCAGTCCACCGTGATCGAGATCAGCAACAACACCCTGGCCGGGTTCGCGCCGAGCTTCGCCGAGCAGCAGGTCGACCCCGGCAAGTTCGTCCAGCCGAACATCTCCGAGGCACTGAAGTTCGAGGGCAAGTACTACGCCACCCCGTTCACCGCGAAGCCGAAGGTGATGGCGGTCAACCTCGACGCCTTCAAGGCCGCCGGGCTGCCGGCGCCGAGCCCGACCACGCCGCTGACCCTGGACGGGTTCAGGACGATCGCCGCGAAGCTGTCCCACGGCGAGGGCAAGAACCGCGTGTTCGGGACCAGCAACATGTGGTTCAAGGGCTGGCTGACGGCCGCCGGCGGCGGTTTCTACAACGCCGACGCCACCGCCTGCACGTTCGGCGACAGCCAGGGCATCTCGACCGCGCAGTACATCGTCGACCTGCAGAAGGAGCGCGTCGCGCCGAACTCGATCGACATCGAGGGCCAGGACCAGGCGCAGTGGTTCGCGGCCGGCCGGCTCGGCACCTTCAGCGACTTCGGGCCATGGACGGTCGCCGACTTCGCCAAGATCAGCAAGCCGAACTGGACCCTCGTCCCGGTGCCGGGCCAGGGATTCCCGCTGGAGATCGGTGGCCTGGCGATCGCGAAGAACGCGGGTGGCAAGAAGGCCGAGACCGCCAAGAAGTTCGTCGAGTTCGCCAGCACGCAGCAGGTGGCTCAGGACCTGCTGATCCAGGGCAACACCGCGCTCGGCGTACCGATCATCGCCGCCTCGACGCCGACGCTGGAGAAGGTGCTGCCGGCCGGGCGCAACCTCGCGGCCTTCACCACCGCGATGAAGACCGGCCAGATCAGCCCGTCGGTGCCGCGCGAGGGACAGATCGCCGGTGACGCCGACAAGGGCATCACCAGCTACACGCCGCTGGGCAGCGGCAAGGACGACGTGGCCAAGGTCCTGCCCGGCCTCAACGACAAGTGCACCGCGGCCCTGAAGCAGTGA
- a CDS encoding ABC transporter permease subunit, with translation MNPTIGWIRQLAESWGVPAVLVPLVPFLVLLIVLYAVIGLAAYGALRKWPRADKTIAFWLFISPWLIGFLIFTVGPMLSSIYVSLTSWDLITPPEFVGVANYSEAFQDPRVAQAIKVTLLYAVISVPLQTALAFAVSLLMNVDLPGIRLFRTIWYLPSLVSGVAQIVLFLWVFNPQYGLVNDMLGKVGIAGPGWFNDASWALPTVILMSLWTVGGAMVIYLAGLKDVPTTLYEAAALDGAGPLRLFWHVTLPQLSPIILFNVLTGIIGALQIFTQGFIVNGGPKDSLLFFVYYLYDNAFQNFRMGYASALAWILFVIIMALTAVTLRGSAFAIYYETEMGGRRRRPRVRRG, from the coding sequence GTGAACCCGACCATCGGATGGATCCGCCAGCTCGCGGAGTCCTGGGGAGTTCCCGCGGTCCTGGTGCCGCTGGTCCCGTTCCTGGTCCTGCTGATCGTCCTGTACGCCGTGATCGGGCTTGCGGCGTACGGGGCGTTGCGCAAGTGGCCGCGAGCCGACAAGACGATCGCGTTCTGGCTCTTCATCTCGCCCTGGCTGATCGGCTTCCTGATCTTCACCGTCGGCCCGATGCTGTCCTCGATCTACGTCAGCCTGACCTCGTGGGACCTGATCACGCCGCCGGAGTTCGTCGGCGTGGCCAACTACTCCGAGGCCTTCCAGGACCCGCGCGTCGCTCAGGCGATCAAGGTCACCCTGCTGTACGCCGTGATCAGCGTGCCGCTGCAGACCGCGCTCGCGTTCGCCGTCTCCCTGCTGATGAACGTCGACCTGCCGGGGATCCGGCTGTTCCGCACGATCTGGTACCTGCCGAGCCTGGTGTCCGGCGTGGCCCAGATCGTGCTGTTCCTCTGGGTCTTCAACCCGCAGTACGGGCTGGTGAACGACATGCTCGGCAAGGTCGGGATCGCCGGGCCGGGCTGGTTCAACGACGCATCCTGGGCGCTGCCGACGGTGATCCTGATGAGTCTGTGGACGGTCGGCGGCGCGATGGTGATCTACCTGGCCGGACTGAAGGACGTGCCGACCACGCTGTACGAGGCCGCGGCGCTCGACGGTGCCGGACCGCTGCGCCTGTTCTGGCACGTCACGCTGCCGCAGCTGAGCCCGATCATCTTGTTCAACGTGCTGACCGGCATCATCGGCGCCCTGCAGATCTTCACCCAGGGCTTCATCGTCAACGGCGGCCCCAAGGACTCGCTGCTGTTCTTCGTCTACTACCTGTACGACAACGCGTTCCAGAACTTCCGGATGGGCTACGCGTCGGCGCTGGCCTGGATCCTGTTCGTCATCATCATGGCGCTGACCGCCGTGACGCTGCGCGGGAGCGCGTTCGCGATCTACTACGAGACCGAGATGGGCGGGCGGCGCCGCCGTCCGCGCGTGAGGAGGGGCTGA